The Flectobacillus major DSM 103 genome has a window encoding:
- a CDS encoding DUF2490 domain-containing protein translates to MKQLYRIFSVLIFSFIIFSIKIQAQKSYHHNLSWGRLVLTDTIHKRLRWELYLQHRRQNVEQSDFDIFEASQFTSYWGWLHYTVSSTTKFSFSPLGYFKSWILVAKPADIEKPEITEWRISARVDNEVKGKYFNLINRYGLEYRQRDLLNNGVFQPNWRVRYMLRFEKTLKPSWLPKPITLVANDEIFIQFGKAVRGNPNIFDQNRVYVGFNYPITKNIKTSLGYIWGIQERPSGTETDYSNIIWGVLTFDNLFSQFKKKRV, encoded by the coding sequence ATGAAACAACTTTACAGAATATTCAGTGTACTCATTTTCAGTTTCATTATTTTTTCAATAAAAATACAAGCTCAAAAAAGCTATCATCATAATCTTTCTTGGGGAAGGTTAGTCCTTACCGACACCATCCATAAAAGGCTTAGATGGGAGTTGTACTTGCAACATAGGCGACAAAATGTTGAGCAATCGGATTTTGATATATTCGAAGCCAGTCAATTTACGAGTTATTGGGGTTGGTTACATTATACAGTTTCATCAACGACAAAATTCTCATTTTCTCCTTTGGGATATTTCAAAAGCTGGATTTTAGTAGCTAAACCAGCAGACATAGAAAAACCCGAAATCACAGAATGGCGTATTTCGGCGAGGGTTGATAATGAAGTAAAAGGAAAATATTTTAATCTGATAAATAGATATGGGCTTGAATATAGGCAAAGAGATTTACTCAACAATGGCGTTTTTCAGCCCAATTGGAGGGTTCGCTATATGTTACGCTTTGAAAAAACACTTAAACCATCTTGGCTTCCCAAACCTATCACCTTGGTTGCCAATGATGAAATATTTATCCAATTCGGGAAAGCTGTGCGTGGAAATCCGAATATTTTCGACCAAAACAGGGTTTATGTAGGTTTTAATTACCCCATAACCAAAAATATCAAAACCAGTCTTGGGTACATCTGGGGAATCCAAGAGCGACCTTCTGGAACAGAAACCGATTATTCAAACATCATTTGGGGCGTATTGACCTTTGATAATCTTTTTAGTCAGTTTAAGAAAAAAAGAGTCTGA
- a CDS encoding sulfatase-like hydrolase/transferase, with protein MAFFKKKIVKIGLPVLGVLGLAAVYLLRPINTDDTLVKVDEVLAKGKRDFLAQPDSTPNHAKPNVIILLADDLGKYDISLYGGKAAPTPTIDSLAASGVTFTDGYVSAPICSPSRAGLLTGRYQQRFGHELQPGDRYPKNNLEYLAVKYFMNTNDWHPNPKITYPSAKSIASQGLPQSEITFADLAKKQGYATGIIGKWHLGHTKGFTPLERGFDYHYGFYQAFSLFAHEDNPDIINHHHSDFTDKMIWGNGRVGTGRIRRDTTIIDEKAFLTEKFAEEATAFIDKNKKKPFLLYVPFNAPHTPFQVRKKYYDRFAHIKDENKRVYYAMISALDDAIAQILKKVKDEGLEENTLIVFASDNGGATYTHATTNAPLKGGKFSHFEGGINVPFALRWKGKVKAHTVYSQPVSTLDIFSTIASVIGAKLPSDRTYDGVDLVNKVNKNEEAHASLYWRSGDAKAIRKGDWKLVISGKNQKHWLYNLKKDKAETNDLSGENPAKLKELSKALEQWEKELLKPLWPSIMHYEFNFGDEKYLVDL; from the coding sequence ATGGCATTTTTCAAGAAGAAAATCGTAAAAATAGGCTTACCCGTACTGGGCGTATTGGGGCTTGCTGCGGTGTATTTGCTTCGCCCGATTAATACAGATGATACCTTGGTAAAAGTGGACGAAGTGTTGGCAAAAGGAAAACGTGATTTCTTGGCTCAACCTGATTCAACACCAAACCACGCCAAACCTAATGTAATTATTCTGCTGGCTGATGATTTGGGCAAGTACGATATTTCTTTGTACGGTGGCAAGGCCGCACCCACACCAACGATTGATTCCTTGGCGGCTTCGGGCGTTACGTTCACCGATGGCTATGTGTCTGCTCCGATTTGTTCACCTTCTCGGGCAGGTTTGCTCACGGGCAGATACCAACAGCGTTTTGGGCATGAGCTACAACCTGGCGACCGTTACCCTAAAAATAACTTGGAATACTTGGCGGTAAAATATTTTATGAATACCAACGACTGGCATCCAAATCCCAAAATTACCTATCCAAGTGCCAAGTCGATTGCTTCGCAAGGTTTGCCACAATCTGAAATTACGTTTGCCGATTTAGCCAAAAAACAAGGATATGCCACAGGAATTATCGGTAAATGGCATTTGGGACATACCAAGGGCTTTACGCCTTTAGAGCGTGGTTTCGATTATCATTATGGTTTTTATCAAGCATTTTCGCTTTTTGCCCATGAAGATAATCCCGATATTATCAACCATCACCACAGCGATTTTACCGACAAAATGATTTGGGGCAATGGTCGAGTTGGCACGGGTCGCATCCGTAGAGATACGACAATTATTGATGAAAAAGCATTTTTAACAGAAAAATTTGCCGAAGAAGCCACTGCTTTTATTGATAAAAACAAAAAGAAGCCTTTCCTTTTGTATGTGCCTTTCAATGCACCACATACGCCTTTTCAGGTTCGTAAAAAGTATTACGACCGTTTTGCCCACATAAAAGACGAAAACAAAAGGGTGTATTATGCCATGATTTCGGCTTTAGACGATGCCATTGCTCAGATTTTGAAAAAAGTAAAAGACGAAGGTTTAGAAGAAAATACCCTTATCGTTTTTGCCAGCGACAATGGCGGTGCTACCTACACACACGCCACAACTAACGCACCCCTCAAAGGCGGAAAATTCTCTCATTTTGAAGGCGGTATCAATGTGCCTTTTGCCTTGCGTTGGAAAGGCAAAGTTAAAGCTCATACAGTTTACAGTCAGCCTGTGAGTACGTTGGATATATTTAGTACGATTGCTTCAGTCATTGGTGCAAAACTACCCAGCGACCGTACTTACGATGGCGTTGATTTGGTCAATAAAGTAAACAAAAACGAAGAAGCACACGCCAGTTTGTATTGGCGTTCGGGCGATGCCAAAGCTATCAGAAAAGGCGATTGGAAATTGGTGATTAGCGGTAAAAACCAGAAACACTGGCTCTATAATCTCAAAAAAGACAAAGCCGAAACGAATGACTTATCAGGCGAAAACCCTGCTAAATTAAAAGAATTAAGTAAAGCCTTAGAGCAGTGGGAAAAAGAATTACTAAAACCCTTGTGGCCAAGCATAATGCACTATGAATTCAACTTTGGCGACGAAAAATATTTGGTTGATTTATAA
- a CDS encoding DUF1254 domain-containing protein, whose protein sequence is MNLAINRRTFISSSLVLSAVSLLKAQGLHSNDDSVIATAKEAYIFGLPLVLTDLTRLVGTFGTRTSNQFNHSKAFPDHTFKAVVRPNNDTFYSSAFLDLGAEPIILDIPDTQDRYAVFPLEDAWTNIFASFGKRTTGTKAQRYVITGPKWQGKLPKGIEEVKAPTDLVWIIGRIQVNSPEDGKNFVSKLQDGLKLTPLSQLGKKEPVASNTVSVTYTVESTEAAQVLKSKRNVVEALKKLSLEEYFTYLNELLVKNPAFEADKAALEKFANIGIKAGEKFSLNAFDTPTQTALQKLPTEIIAALDKARTILTNDNDRKPDVTIGHYGTNYQKRAAVAYFGLGALGPEDAVYLGYRQDEQGQPLHGDNKYVIHFEPNKTPPARAFWSITLYDKAGYLAENAIRRYAIGDRSNLHYNADGSLDIYIQHEAPSKAQENNWLPAPKEAFNLSVRIYWASDEYLKTGNWKKPPIKKVIVNG, encoded by the coding sequence ATGAATTTAGCCATCAATAGAAGAACATTCATCTCCAGCTCTCTTGTCCTTTCGGCGGTTTCTTTGTTGAAAGCCCAAGGTTTGCACAGCAACGACGACTCGGTAATTGCCACAGCAAAAGAGGCTTATATTTTTGGTTTGCCCTTGGTTCTTACCGATTTAACCCGACTTGTAGGTACGTTCGGCACAAGAACATCCAACCAATTTAACCATAGCAAGGCTTTTCCAGACCATACATTCAAGGCGGTGGTTCGTCCCAATAACGATACTTTTTACTCATCGGCATTCTTGGATTTAGGAGCAGAACCTATCATTTTGGATATTCCAGATACCCAAGACCGCTACGCTGTTTTTCCTTTGGAAGATGCTTGGACAAATATTTTTGCTTCTTTCGGCAAAAGAACCACGGGTACAAAAGCCCAACGCTACGTAATTACGGGGCCAAAATGGCAAGGAAAATTACCCAAAGGCATTGAAGAAGTAAAAGCCCCAACCGATTTGGTTTGGATTATCGGACGTATCCAAGTGAATAGCCCCGAAGACGGCAAAAACTTTGTCAGCAAACTGCAAGACGGTTTGAAATTGACACCTCTGAGTCAATTAGGGAAAAAAGAACCTGTTGCGTCCAATACTGTTTCTGTCACCTACACGGTTGAATCTACTGAAGCGGCACAAGTATTAAAAAGCAAAAGAAACGTAGTAGAAGCCCTCAAAAAATTAAGTCTTGAGGAATATTTTACCTATTTGAATGAGCTTTTAGTAAAAAATCCTGCTTTTGAAGCTGATAAAGCAGCCTTAGAAAAATTTGCCAATATTGGTATCAAAGCAGGCGAAAAATTCAGTTTGAATGCCTTCGATACACCTACCCAAACCGCTTTACAAAAACTACCTACCGAAATTATTGCAGCCTTAGACAAAGCAAGAACCATTCTTACCAACGACAACGACCGCAAGCCAGACGTTACGATTGGGCATTATGGTACAAATTACCAGAAAAGAGCCGCCGTTGCGTATTTTGGTTTGGGAGCTTTGGGGCCAGAAGATGCCGTTTATTTAGGCTATCGACAAGATGAACAAGGGCAACCATTGCACGGAGACAACAAGTATGTCATTCATTTCGAGCCGAATAAAACACCACCTGCACGAGCTTTTTGGTCGATTACCTTGTACGATAAAGCTGGATATTTGGCAGAAAATGCCATTCGTCGCTACGCCATTGGTGATAGAAGCAACCTCCATTACAATGCTGATGGCTCATTAGATATCTATATCCAGCACGAAGCTCCAAGCAAAGCCCAAGAAAACAACTGGCTTCCTGCCCCCAAAGAAGCGTTTAATTTATCTGTAAGAATTTACTGGGCAAGCGACGAATACCTCAAAACAGGCAACTGGAAAAAACCACCGATAAAGAAAGTAATTGTGAATGGCTAA
- a CDS encoding RagB/SusD family nutrient uptake outer membrane protein, translating to MKVLKYIALASIGLTASSCESFLKENPASIISEDQYYKTQTDAINAVNAVYFLLNSGGPSVQTPYNTLFNTGMNFAGDDEDPGPGATNPDVRSLAVLAHSSSNLRVYELWQQHYAAIKKANVALEKIPAINIDATLKARLLGETKFLRALYYFNLVRLYGDVPLITSYQKYVNAADYAIAKSPSTEVYAQIEKDLTEAAAVLPTTYSSPDVGRATSGAAKALLSKVYLTKASLPLNLTQNYADAVKKAEEVLSPADGGTGNYGYDLFDNFADVFLPATKNGKEHIFSAQFKSNAQLQGNNQNPRSILTGIPGLSGGYADMVRFYTVGNDKFFSVYKLYDPADKRKRVTFVTSFTSPTNGRKYGLPIANLAVPNDSTPFFNKTWDPNSTSVTNESAANVAIIRYAEVLLIHAEAENELNGPTAKAYKSLNRVRRRAGLPDLQTGLTKDQFREAVYLDRRLEVVFEYQRWFDLIRQKDASGKSTFVANLQKVGKTNATDKHRLYPIPQSEIDNNPKLEQNTLWK from the coding sequence ATGAAAGTACTAAAATATATCGCTCTTGCAAGTATCGGATTAACGGCGAGTTCTTGCGAATCATTTTTGAAAGAAAACCCCGCTTCTATTATTTCAGAAGACCAATATTACAAAACGCAAACGGATGCTATCAATGCCGTCAATGCGGTTTATTTCTTATTAAACTCGGGTGGGCCGTCGGTGCAAACACCTTACAATACATTGTTTAATACGGGAATGAATTTTGCAGGCGACGACGAAGACCCAGGGCCAGGAGCAACCAACCCCGATGTACGCTCATTGGCAGTATTGGCTCATTCTTCATCAAATTTGCGTGTATATGAACTTTGGCAACAACACTATGCTGCCATCAAAAAAGCCAACGTAGCTTTAGAAAAAATTCCAGCCATCAATATTGATGCAACGCTTAAAGCTCGTTTGCTGGGTGAGACCAAGTTTTTAAGAGCCTTGTATTACTTCAATCTAGTGCGTCTATATGGTGATGTACCATTGATTACATCTTACCAAAAGTACGTAAATGCGGCTGATTATGCCATTGCCAAATCGCCATCAACAGAAGTGTATGCTCAAATTGAAAAGGATTTGACAGAGGCCGCTGCTGTATTACCAACTACCTATAGCTCGCCCGATGTAGGTAGAGCTACTTCGGGTGCCGCCAAAGCATTGTTATCAAAAGTGTATTTGACCAAAGCTTCATTACCGTTGAATCTTACTCAAAATTATGCCGATGCCGTAAAAAAAGCAGAAGAAGTACTTTCGCCTGCCGATGGCGGAACAGGCAATTATGGCTATGATTTGTTCGATAATTTTGCAGATGTGTTTTTGCCTGCTACCAAAAATGGTAAAGAACATATCTTTTCGGCTCAGTTTAAATCAAATGCTCAACTACAGGGAAACAACCAAAACCCTCGTTCTATTTTGACTGGTATTCCGGGTTTGTCTGGAGGATATGCCGACATGGTACGTTTCTATACGGTAGGAAATGATAAGTTTTTTAGCGTATACAAATTGTATGACCCTGCCGACAAACGCAAGCGTGTAACCTTTGTCACCAGCTTTACAAGCCCAACCAACGGTAGAAAGTACGGCTTACCTATTGCCAATCTGGCTGTGCCAAACGATTCAACGCCATTTTTCAACAAAACTTGGGACCCGAACTCTACTTCTGTCACAAACGAGTCAGCGGCTAATGTTGCTATTATTCGTTATGCCGAAGTGTTATTAATTCATGCCGAAGCCGAAAACGAACTGAATGGACCAACTGCCAAGGCTTACAAATCGCTCAACCGTGTTCGTCGTAGAGCAGGATTGCCAGATTTACAAACAGGCTTGACCAAAGACCAATTCCGTGAAGCGGTGTATCTTGACCGTCGTTTAGAAGTGGTATTTGAATACCAACGTTGGTTCGATTTGATTCGTCAAAAAGACGCTTCGGGCAAAAGTACATTTGTGGCTAATCTCCAAAAAGTAGGTAAAACCAACGCTACCGACAAGCACCGCTTATATCCGATTCCACAATCAGAAATCGACAATAACCCTAAGTTGGAGCAAAATACGCTTTGGAAGTAA
- a CDS encoding TonB-dependent receptor: MKHFFKLTFLIWAIALPIVTLAQDKPIINATVSGKIIDSKTNEPLIGAAIQIKGTTNGSTTDVNGEFSLITGQKLPFSVIISFVGYIKKEVVIRTDKAVISLDEDVSQLADVVVSSRRRQEAVQDIPIPIAVIRGTAAEDAGAFNVNRLKELVPTVQLYASNARNTTLNIRGLGSTFGLTNDGIDPGVGFYVDGVYYARPAATALDFVDIERVEVLRGPQGTLFGKNTTAGAFNITTREASFTPTASFELSYGNYGYIQAKGSLSGPINKHLAARVSFSGTQRDGLFYNVTTQQRINDINNLGLRGQLLYTPSDNVKVTIIGDFSDQKPNGYGWPVAGVVPTKRAAYRQFNAIIADLGYKIPYNSAFDRVLDLDTPSKADNSLGGVSANADIKIGNGTLTSTSAWRFWKWTPLNDRDYTGLPIFTISSGNSVHDQWSQELRYSGKVSSNLSGVIGLFGLWQDLKSDPVQTEEAGSAQWRFAQSSTSALWKTPGLFDNFGIRTTNRIQSTSLAAFAQVDWAVNEKIHVLPGLRYNYDKKTANYSRVTYGGLQTTDPALIALKNAVYTNQAFDTEVSESNLSGQLTLQYKASKNINAYGTYAISYKPIGVNIGGLPTANGQVLIDLAKVKPEGVTHYELGVKTRPTSNSFLNVVLFNDDIKDYQTQVQTPEPGVNRGYLANAEKVRVRGVEVEGNVRLTNFTFNGSVAYTDGKYVSFTNAPVPLEEVGGTQAFKDVSGGDLPGISKWSGSFGAEATHKGGFFGLKGNYFVAADIYFRSKFSSSPSPSQYLNIEGYSLLNGRLGFRASNGVSIYIWGRNLANTNYYEQLLAAPGSAGQYAGIVGDPRTYGVTLRYSF; the protein is encoded by the coding sequence ATGAAACATTTTTTCAAATTAACCTTTTTAATATGGGCAATAGCCTTACCTATAGTAACATTAGCCCAAGATAAACCCATTATCAATGCAACTGTTTCAGGTAAAATAATAGACTCAAAGACAAACGAACCGCTTATTGGTGCTGCTATTCAAATCAAGGGAACTACCAACGGCTCTACTACAGATGTAAATGGGGAGTTTTCATTAATTACAGGTCAAAAACTTCCATTTAGTGTAATCATCTCGTTTGTAGGTTATATCAAAAAAGAAGTGGTAATCAGAACAGACAAGGCGGTTATCTCGCTAGATGAAGACGTAAGTCAATTAGCCGACGTGGTAGTGTCTTCTCGTCGTCGTCAGGAAGCTGTACAAGATATTCCTATTCCAATTGCTGTAATTCGTGGTACTGCTGCCGAAGATGCAGGAGCATTTAATGTAAACCGTCTGAAAGAATTAGTACCAACAGTACAGCTTTATGCTTCAAATGCTCGTAATACTACTTTGAATATCAGAGGTTTAGGTTCAACATTTGGTTTGACAAACGATGGTATCGACCCAGGAGTAGGTTTTTATGTAGACGGTGTATACTATGCTCGTCCTGCTGCTACAGCACTTGACTTTGTAGATATTGAACGTGTAGAAGTATTGCGTGGCCCACAAGGAACATTGTTTGGTAAAAACACAACGGCTGGTGCATTCAACATTACAACTCGTGAAGCTAGCTTTACGCCTACAGCAAGCTTTGAATTAAGCTATGGTAACTACGGCTATATTCAGGCAAAGGGGTCTCTTTCGGGGCCAATCAATAAGCACTTGGCTGCAAGAGTTTCATTTTCAGGTACTCAAAGAGATGGATTGTTTTATAACGTAACAACTCAACAACGTATCAACGATATTAATAACTTAGGATTGAGAGGTCAATTACTCTACACGCCATCAGACAATGTCAAGGTAACCATCATTGGTGATTTTTCTGACCAAAAACCCAATGGATATGGCTGGCCAGTAGCTGGTGTTGTGCCTACAAAACGGGCTGCTTATCGTCAGTTCAATGCAATTATTGCAGATTTAGGTTATAAAATTCCTTATAACAGTGCATTTGACAGAGTTTTGGACTTAGATACACCTTCAAAAGCTGATAACTCATTGGGTGGTGTTTCTGCCAATGCCGACATCAAAATTGGTAACGGAACTTTGACTTCAACTTCAGCTTGGCGTTTTTGGAAATGGACTCCTCTCAATGACCGTGACTATACTGGCTTACCTATCTTTACGATTTCGTCAGGAAACTCAGTACACGACCAATGGTCACAAGAACTTCGCTATTCAGGTAAAGTATCTTCTAATTTGAGTGGTGTAATTGGCTTGTTTGGTTTGTGGCAAGATTTGAAATCAGACCCCGTTCAAACAGAGGAAGCTGGTTCGGCACAATGGCGTTTTGCTCAAAGCTCAACAAGTGCTTTATGGAAAACCCCAGGCTTGTTTGATAACTTTGGTATTCGTACAACTAACAGAATCCAAAGCACAAGTTTAGCGGCATTTGCTCAAGTTGACTGGGCTGTTAATGAAAAAATCCACGTTTTGCCAGGTCTTCGTTATAACTACGACAAGAAAACTGCCAACTATAGTAGAGTCACTTATGGTGGCTTACAAACTACCGACCCTGCTCTTATAGCATTGAAAAACGCAGTATATACCAACCAAGCATTTGATACTGAAGTAAGTGAAAGTAATTTGTCGGGTCAATTAACTTTACAATATAAAGCTTCAAAAAATATAAATGCTTATGGTACTTATGCTATCAGTTACAAACCAATTGGGGTAAATATTGGTGGACTTCCAACAGCCAATGGACAAGTACTTATCGACCTAGCTAAAGTAAAACCAGAGGGTGTAACGCACTATGAATTGGGTGTTAAAACAAGACCAACTTCAAATTCATTCTTGAACGTTGTTTTATTCAACGACGATATTAAGGATTATCAAACTCAGGTACAAACTCCAGAACCAGGTGTAAACAGAGGTTATTTGGCCAACGCCGAAAAAGTACGTGTAAGAGGCGTAGAAGTAGAAGGTAATGTAAGATTAACAAACTTTACTTTTAATGGTTCGGTTGCTTATACAGATGGTAAATATGTATCATTCACAAACGCTCCAGTACCTTTAGAAGAAGTTGGTGGTACACAAGCATTCAAAGATGTATCGGGGGGCGATTTGCCGGGTATTTCAAAATGGTCAGGTTCATTTGGTGCTGAGGCTACTCACAAAGGGGGATTCTTCGGTTTGAAAGGTAACTATTTCGTAGCTGCAGATATTTATTTCCGCTCGAAGTTCTCTTCTAGTCCATCACCTTCTCAGTACTTGAATATCGAAGGTTATTCATTATTGAATGGTCGTTTAGGTTTCAGAGCATCTAATGGTGTATCTATCTATATTTGGGGAAGAAACCTTGCCAACACTAATTATTACGAACAATTATTAGCGGCTCCTGGTAGTGCTGGTCAATACGCTGGTATTGTGGGCGACCCACGCACTTATGGCGTAACATTGAGATATTCATTCTAA
- a CDS encoding arylsulfatase: MKTNELIYSLKKLSLLSLSMGIATSTFSQTKVDQSWKNAPLQNINYLKKAPKDAPNIIWILIDDIGFGAASAFGGLIHTPNLDSLANRGLRYTNFHTTGICSPTRTALLTGRNQHTAGMGLFPHVAARAEYPGYHGFIQPENGTIAETLRENGYSTYQLGKWHLTPDEEITDLGPFDRWPSGKGFDHNFGFLGGATDQYKPDLVEDNVHIKPDGSHLNKLITDKAISYLTKHRSISPDKPFFLYYAPGATHAPHQVDKEWSDKYRGKFDEGWDVYREKVLANQKKLGLIPADAQLPERNELIKAWKDLPADEKKLSARFFEVYAGFLEYTDYEIGRLIQHLKKKGQYENTAIFAIIGDNGASKEGSEYGVINRAGLGIAKIKREDYKQSLLAQIDKIGGKEVTTEANYPLGWAQAANTPFKLWKQDANAEGATHNPLIFSYPKLLKEQGGIRGQYTHLIDLFPSVLELIGAKELETIRGVKQNPLQGNSLVFSIKDKNAPSRHTQQYYTILGNRAIYKDGWKAGAAHHPNLFDLFGYDGEPLKKYVNDPANETWELYNINEDFNERVNLADKYPEKLKELKALFDAEADKYHIYPLIDAEFVIQRAFKARLLNPQAQPNTAIHK, translated from the coding sequence ATGAAAACAAATGAACTTATTTATTCTCTGAAAAAACTTTCCTTGTTATCCCTATCAATGGGAATAGCTACAAGTACATTTTCTCAAACCAAAGTGGATCAGTCTTGGAAAAATGCTCCTTTGCAAAACATCAATTATTTAAAAAAAGCCCCAAAGGATGCTCCCAATATTATTTGGATTCTGATAGACGATATTGGTTTTGGAGCAGCAAGTGCTTTTGGAGGATTAATTCATACTCCCAATTTAGATTCATTAGCTAATAGAGGTTTACGATATACCAATTTTCATACTACGGGCATTTGCTCGCCTACGCGTACGGCTTTGTTGACAGGCAGAAACCAACATACTGCAGGCATGGGTTTATTCCCTCATGTTGCGGCTCGTGCTGAATATCCAGGGTATCATGGTTTTATTCAGCCTGAAAATGGAACAATTGCGGAAACATTAAGAGAAAATGGATATAGTACTTACCAGTTGGGTAAATGGCATTTGACCCCTGATGAAGAAATAACCGACCTCGGGCCTTTTGATAGATGGCCTTCAGGGAAAGGTTTTGACCATAATTTTGGCTTCTTGGGTGGAGCAACCGACCAATACAAACCTGATTTGGTGGAAGACAATGTTCACATCAAACCCGATGGAAGTCATTTAAACAAACTGATAACTGATAAAGCCATTAGTTATTTGACCAAACACAGAAGTATTTCGCCCGATAAGCCTTTCTTTTTGTATTATGCTCCTGGGGCAACCCATGCACCGCATCAAGTAGATAAAGAATGGAGCGATAAATACAGAGGCAAATTTGACGAAGGCTGGGACGTGTACCGAGAAAAAGTATTAGCCAATCAGAAGAAATTGGGGCTTATACCAGCCGATGCTCAATTGCCTGAAAGAAATGAATTGATTAAGGCTTGGAAAGATTTACCAGCCGATGAGAAAAAACTTTCTGCTCGTTTCTTTGAAGTATATGCGGGCTTTTTGGAATATACAGATTATGAAATTGGTCGTTTAATTCAACATTTGAAAAAAAAGGGACAATATGAAAACACAGCCATTTTTGCCATTATTGGCGACAATGGTGCTAGTAAAGAAGGTAGCGAATATGGTGTAATTAATAGAGCGGGCTTGGGTATTGCCAAAATCAAAAGGGAAGATTATAAGCAATCGTTATTGGCACAAATCGACAAAATTGGTGGAAAAGAAGTAACAACCGAAGCCAATTATCCGCTTGGTTGGGCTCAGGCTGCCAATACACCATTCAAACTTTGGAAACAAGATGCCAATGCCGAAGGGGCAACGCACAATCCGCTGATTTTTAGTTATCCAAAATTATTGAAAGAACAAGGAGGAATCAGAGGGCAATACACGCACTTGATTGATTTATTTCCTTCGGTTTTAGAATTAATTGGTGCGAAGGAATTAGAGACAATTCGTGGTGTAAAACAAAATCCTTTGCAGGGAAACAGTCTTGTTTTTTCTATCAAAGACAAAAACGCTCCTTCACGACACACTCAACAGTATTATACTATTCTTGGCAACAGAGCGATTTATAAAGATGGCTGGAAAGCTGGAGCTGCACATCACCCCAATTTGTTTGACCTTTTTGGCTATGATGGCGAACCACTAAAAAAATATGTAAACGACCCTGCCAACGAAACTTGGGAGTTGTACAATATCAACGAGGATTTCAACGAAAGAGTAAACCTTGCCGACAAGTATCCTGAAAAGCTGAAAGAATTAAAGGCTTTGTTCGATGCAGAGGCCGACAAATATCACATCTATCCATTAATAGATGCCGAATTTGTGATTCAAAGAGCTTTTAAAGCTCGTCTCCTGAATCCTCAAGCTCAACCCAATACAGCAATCCATAAATAA